TACAGCCAGCTATCTAGGTTCCCATTAGGCATGAACTCAAATACTAGAGCCTTAAAATCACAAACTTTGTTGTCCACACTTGAACATGAAGTTATGAATCCAAGGAGATTCCGAAGCTGAATATTCCTGAGGACCTTGCACTTAGCCATGAAACTCTTGGTAGCTCCACGGTGTTGAAGGTTCAGTACCTTCACTGCAACAGGTCTTTCACCTCGAATTAGAATTCCTTTGTATATGGAACCAAAACTTCCCATGCCAATCAAGTTGGAAGAAGCAAATCCACTAGCTGCTTTGAGGAGCTCTTTGTAAGAAACCCTCAAGTATCCATATCTTAAAAAGGTGGAAGAAGGCTTCATTACAGCCGTTTTTCTCCCATAGAGGAGAACTGAAGCCACTATGAAAGCCAAGCAAGAAACACCAGTAATGCTTATGGCTATAACAATTTTGGTTGAAAGATGCTTCCCTTTGCCATGCTTTGCTGACTCTACATCACAGCATGCTGGCAGCTGAAGTTGAGGGATTCCCCCCACAAAGCTTCTTGTTCCCAGTGATTAAAATCCCACtcacatttttaaaaactcctCCACTTGGAAGCTCACCTTCAAGGTAGTTATAAGGCAGATTTAAACTCAACAAACCAAGAAGATGTAGTTCTTTGGGAATCGTTCCAGGCAAGATGTTGCATGAAAGGTCTAGGAACCGAATACCTCTCAATGAGCTAAATGACAGAGGGATGTTTCCCTGGAAAGAGTTTTTTGCCATGTCGAGGTACTCAAATATCGAACAGCTGCCAAGTTCCCTGGGGATTTTGCCTGACAAGTTGTTGTCAGAAACAAGCAGCTGATTTAGGTTTTTCAGTTGACCAACATCTGTTGGGAGAGAACCGGTGAATGTGTTTTGCTGTAGGTAGAGTGATCTCAACTGATTGAAATGACAAGTGACATTTTCAGGTACACTACCACTCAACTTATTGTGATCGAGGAAAAGAATTTCCATATTTTGGCAGTTCCTGTGAGTAGGAATGTTCCCTTCCAAATTGTTGTAGCCCATGTCAAGGTAGTATAGTTGACTTGAGTTGCCGACGGTGGATGGGAGCAGACCTGATAGCCTGTTCCAATTTAAGTCGAATACTCTTAAATTCTGAAGCTTGCCAATTGAAATGGGAATGACACAGTAAGATTATTCCGCATTGCACTGAAAACAGTTAAGCTGATCAGGTTCCCAATCTCTTTTGGGATGCTTCCAGATATTTTGTTGCCCCCTATGATAAGCTTCTGCAGTTGGGTTGATCGATTAACAATGGAGATGAGTAACACGCCCCGGAAATTATTGGCATGTGGATTGATAAGTCTTAAACTGCTGACATTTGGCAAAGAATATGGAAAATTTAAATCGCCTGACATGCCCCTTCCTAATTTATTGAATTCAAGGTTCAACCAATACAGATCCTTGAGCACTCCTAAGCTATCAGGGACTTGGCCAGTTAGATAATTGTTACTTAGATCCAAAAGTTCAAGTCCTGAAATATTGGATAGTGTATCTGGAATTATTCCAGTAAACTGATACCCTGCTATGCCAAACTTGCGGAGTTGAGGAAAATTAAACCTCATGTTTGGAGTAAAATTTCCAGACAGAATGTTGCCAGATACAAAAAATTCAATGGCAGATGACCTATTATAGAGTGAGGGAGAAATCATACCAGACAGGTTATTTACatccaaatataaatatttcaagCACTTCAACCGGAATCTCACCTTGGAGGGAATTTGTGCTCAGATTGAGATGCTGCATCCATCGTAAAAGACCAATGTCACTGGGTATAGTACCGTGCAAGTGATTGTTGGACAACACCAACTCTCTTTGGAATGTTCAGTTCCCAATAGGTGGTAAGGAACCACCTAAGCTTTGACCCTCGTTGTGACCCTCTGATGTCAGCGACTGAATGTAACCCCATGCCACTGGCAGAAATGCAGAGTCATTCCAGGAACTCAGAACTCCATTTGGAACATCAACCAGATAATGCTTGATGGTGAGCAATGCAAGCTTATCAGTTTCATTTCCAAAAGTGGGCGTGCTGGAAAGAGATTCCAACCGAAGCAAACTAATACAAATGATGAGGTTGACAAGGAAAAACCACCACTGTAATCTCAAGCTAGAGCTTGGCATCTCCATCAGTAGAGGGGATTTGCTTATCAGGGTACACATATAACCTACTGACACAAACTTGCGTTGTCTCTTCAAAGTGAATGCCTATTTCTCTCAATAGGAGAAGAgcataaaaattagtttaatgCATTTGAGTGATTGCTGACTTGAATTTGTGAAGCTGAGCTGAGTGAGATTCTGGTCTGTCTGCACTTATAAAATTGAGAGCTTCTGTAAAACAAAGAAGACTGGGGTGTTGCAAGTCGTCATGGTTCTTGACTGACTAGTGGACTAAGctgttttttggaaaattggagcTGGGATTTTTTCAATCCCTTCTTGTGCGTTGAGAAGATATCTGAATGGATTGACTGGAAGTAAAACCAGTAATTCAGTGCCAAAGATCAAGCATAGATTTtctcctctctttctttttctgtcctttgtttttcccttttaataACGTATTTGTCGGTCACATTTTGGACACTcatcaatttggaaatgaagtTTGGCTGTTGACTTGTACAAAGTTGCAGACGAGACTTCTCTGCAGAATATGGAGACCCAGAAGCTTCGAGGAGTTTGATACGGATCTCCATTGTATCTCATGTTGTTAAACTTACATTTTATTTTGactgttatttgatttttatctgTCTTTCAAGATTCCTGTGTTTGCCTGCACTACTTACATATTATTCTTAGAGTTCAAAAATTGGTAGTGAACTCTTCAACCAGATTCAATgcaaaaaaaaggaatttgtgTGATGTAAGAGTAGTAGTGTTGGAGAAATAGATCCCCATTCAACTTTGTCCCTTTTATCCAATATTACTTCTCTTCTTTTCCGTCTCCAATACTACTCAAGTGTTCATTCACCATTTGGTTTTGAATACATGCATAAAATC
This region of Vitis vinifera cultivar Pinot Noir 40024 chromosome 5, ASM3070453v1 genomic DNA includes:
- the LOC132253841 gene encoding putative receptor-like protein kinase At3g47110, encoding MDAASQSEHKFPPRSSAIEFFVSGNILSGNFTPNMRFNFPQLRKFGIAGYQFTGIIPDTLSNISGLELLDLSNNYLTGQVPDSLGVLKDLYWLNLEFNKLGRGMSGDLNFPYSLPNVSSLRLINPHANNFRGVLLISIVNRSTQLQKLIIGGNKISGSIPKEIGNLISLTVFSAMRNNLTVSFPFQLASFRI
- the LOC109122564 gene encoding probable LRR receptor-like serine/threonine-protein kinase At3g47570, translating into MKPSSTFLRYGYLRVSYKELLKAASGFASSNLIGMGSFGSIYKGILIRGERPVAVKVLNLQHRGATKSFMAKCKVLRNIQLRNLLGFITSCSSVDNKVCDFKALVFEFMPNGNLDSWLYHESRNLSFRQRLDIVIDVANALDYLHHQCQTPIVHGDLRPSNVLLDDDMAAHVGDFGLANLLPEANEILSSGL